Proteins from a genomic interval of Musa acuminata AAA Group cultivar baxijiao chromosome BXJ1-9, Cavendish_Baxijiao_AAA, whole genome shotgun sequence:
- the LOC103998745 gene encoding phytochrome-interacting ankyrin-repeat protein 1, with protein sequence MSPEQQVKTRNYISSRRLFKHRLRERDDRGWTLLHIGARKGDLKEVKRLLDAGMDVNVTALGCKALGVTPLHLAAQGGHINVMDELLERGANIDARTKGACGWTPLHIAAKERNKQAIKFLIENGAFLPPDINDNRFNPPLHYCPGLEWAYEIKHKQEEWLSSSGTSYSSEN encoded by the exons ATGTCGCCTGAGCAGCAGGTAAAGACACGGAACTATATTTCAAGCAGGCGACTTTTTAAGCACCGGCTGAGGGAGAGGGATGACAGGGGTTGGACCCTACTTCACATCGGTGCCAGAAAGGGTGACTTGAAAGAG GTGAAGCGACTTTTGGATGCAGGCATGGATGTCAATGTGACTGCTTTGGGTTGCAAAGCTCTAGGTGTGACCCCTCTCCATCTCGCTGCACAAGGTGGACACATCAATGTTATGGATGAGTTACTCGAACGCGGTGCAAATATTGATGCTAGAACGAAGGGAGCATGTGGCT GGACTCCTCTTCATATCGCAGCCAAGGAGAGAAACAAGCAGGCTATCAAGTTCCTGATTGAGAATGGTGCATTCTTGCCTCCAGACATAAATGACAACCGGTTCAATCCACCCCTCCATTACTGTCCAGGACTGGAATGGGCGTACGAAATCAAGCACAAGCAAGAAGAATGGCTTTCTAGCAGTGGAACTTCCTACAGCTCTGAGAACTAG
- the LOC103998746 gene encoding probable polyamine transporter At1g31830 has protein sequence MKLRSTASTRASSLHMGEFRDTEYNFVNEDSPKLGNTRKVSVIPLVFLIFYEVSGGPFGIEDSVQAAGPLLAILGFLIFPFIWSIPEALVTAEMGTMFPENGGYVVWVSSALGHFWGFQQGWMKWLSGVIDNALYPVLFLDYLKSGIPDFGGGLPRTVAVLILTVALTYMNYRGLNIVGWMAVFLGVFSILPFILMGLVAIPKLQPSRWLQVDIHNVNWSLYLNTLFWNLNYWDSISTLAGEVDNPKRTLPKALFYALILVVVGYLYPLLAGTGAIPLDRESWTDGYFSDVAKIVAGVWLRWWVQGASALSNMGMFVAEMSSDSYQLLGMAERGMLPEFFSKRSRHGTPLVGILFSASGVLLLSWMSFQEIVAAENFLYCFGMILEYVAFIKLRLSHPNASRPYKVPLGTAGCILMIVPPTILICVVLALASFKVMIVSIIAMLIGSILQPCLKHVEKKKLLKFTLNSDLPDFRESEHESAVESLIA, from the exons ATG AAATTGAGGAGCACTGCAAGCACTAGAGCTAGTTCTCTTCATATGGGGGAATTTCGTGATACCGAATACAATTTTGTCAATGAGGACTCGCCGAAACTAGGCAACACCAGGAAGGTCTCTGTCATTCCCCTTGTCTTCCTTATTTTCTATGAGGTCTCTGGTGGCCCCTTTGGGATAGAGGACAGTGTTCAAGCCGCTGGCCCGCTTCTGGCTATACTTGGATTTCTGATCTTCCCCTTCATATGGAGTATTCCTGAAGCACTTGTCACTGCTGAGATGGGCACCATGTTCCCAGAAAATGGAGGTTATGTTGTGTGGGTCTCTTCAGCTTTGGGCCATTTTTGGGGTTTTCAGCAGGGTTGGATGAAATGGCTTAGTGGTGTCATTGACAATGCTCTATATCCAGTTCTCTTTTTAGACTATTTGAAGTCCGGTATTCCAGATTTTGGTGGTGGGCTGCCTAGGACTGTTGCGGTGTTAATACTAACAGTTGCACTAACTTACATGAACTACAGAGGACTGAACATTGTTGGATGGATGGCTGTGTTTCTGGGGGTGTTCTCCATACTTCCTTTTATCTTAATGGGGTTGGTAGCAATACCAAAACTTCAGCCTTCGAGATGGTTACAGGTTGACATACACAATGTCAATTGGAGTTTGTACTTGAATACACTCTTTTGGAATCTCAATTATTGGGATTCAATAAGTACTTTGGCAGGAGAGGTGGATAATCCTAAGAGAACACTTCCAAAGGCTCTGTTTTATGCATTGATCTTGGTTGTTGTCGGATATCTGTATCCTCTCCTAGCTGGGACAGGAGCGATCCCACTTGATCGGGAGTCTTGGACAGATGGTTATTTTTCTGACGTGGCCAAAATTGTTGCTGGGGTCTGGTTGAGATGGTGGGTGCAAGGAGCTTCAGCTCTATCCAACATGGGCATGTTTGTTGCCGAAATGAGCAGTGATTCTTACCAGCTTCTTGGAATGGCAGAAAGGGGAATGCTCCCAGAGTTCTTTAGCAAGAGATCCCGTCACGGGACTCCTCTCGTCGGGATACTCTTCTCTGCTTCTGGTGTTCTTCTGCTGTCCTGGATGAGCTTTCAGGAGATCGTTGCTGCCGAGAATTTCCTGTACTGTTTTGGGATGATTCTGGAGTATGTGGCCTTCATAAAGTTACGACTGAGCCACCCAAATGCTTCTCGGCCTTATAAGGTTCCTCTGGGGACTGCTGGTTGCATTTTGATGATCGTCCCTCCTACCATCTTGATATGTGTGGTTCTGGCTCTTGCCTCTTTCAAAGTCATGATCGTAAGCATTATAGCGATGCTTATTGGGTCCATCCTGCAGCCCTGTCTCAAACATGTGGAGAAGAAGAAGTTGTTGAAGTTCACTTTGAACTCTGACCTCCCTGATTTCAGAGAATCTGAGCATGAGAGTGCTGTCGAATCCTTGATAGCTTAG
- the LOC103998747 gene encoding succinate dehydrogenase subunit 4, mitochondrial: protein MASRLLSRSKTLTLSRLLLLHPSAPGNPVTSAHGLRAFGSLAAHPPPDPRSAAIAPPYRPDRPSAAALGLSRAPVFGQLGFGKNMSHMAGGVEDPNCLKGKEIDSSKVMAFSPLEGTLTRERKSGLTNESLKVKRMELSIKTTYALIPALLLISKSTLTTSALVLCVYWQIYGFFKEIFLDYVHHDVTRKWVLIYFKLLLFILAKDTILAFDLV, encoded by the exons ATGGCGTCACGCCTACTGAGCCGATCGAAAACCCTAACCCTCTCACGCCTCCTCCTCCTGCACCCTTCCGCACCGGGCAATCCCGTCACCTCCGCCCACGGCCTCCGAGCCTTCGGTTCCCTCGCCGCACACCCGCCCCCTGATCCCAGATCCGCAGCGATCGCGCCACCCTACAGGCCCGATCGCCCCTCTGCCGCTGCTCTCGGTCTCTCCCGTGCCCCTGTCTTCGGCCAACTTGGCTTTGGAAAG AACATGTCTCATATGGCTGGTGGAGTTGAAGATCCTAATTGCCTGAAAGGAAAGGAGATTGACTCTTCAAAGGTAATGGCTTTCAGCCCACTGGAGGGGACCCTTACCAGGGAACGGAAAAGTGGATTGACGAATGAAAGCTTAAAGGTAAAGAGGATGGAGCTTTCTATAAAGACTACATATGCACTTATACCAGCATTGCTACTCATATCAAAATCGACGTTGACGACTTCAGCACTTGTTCTGTGCGTATACTGGCAAATCTATGGGTTTTTCAAGGAGATCTTTCTGGACTATGTTCATCATGACGTGACGAGGAAATGGGTCTTGATATATTTCAAGCTGCTGCTATTTATCTTGGCCAAGGACACTATACTAGCTTTCGATCTAGTGTAA
- the LOC135593658 gene encoding pentatricopeptide repeat-containing protein At1g07590, mitochondrial-like, with product MQLVFRRLPPRLHSICGTFARYFVTTSAALPVFSEFDVLAQEEAAGHGEEQPRGSLSSRVERLPKGESVAFAFQNWMGEGSAVDRGEIFHAINRLRKRKMNRRALEVMEWVVRERPYKLSELDYSYLLEFTTKIHGISQAESLFLRIPHNYQNVLLYNNLVMACLDKGLIRLSLAYMRKMRELDFPISPYVYNRLILLHSSSGRKKTIPKILIQMKAHGVSPHVSTYNILLKIEADEHNLEGLSKVFNDMKRAKVEPNEITYGILAMAHAVARLYTISETYVEAIERSRTGNNWSTLDILLILYGYLGKEEELHITWKCVKELPYVRSKSFILAIEAFGRGSSVDMAEEIFAEMKSIKQLKTTKQFNSIISVYCRNGLVDKASEVFKEMEANGCRPNAITYRHLTLGCLKAGLWDEALKTMNLGKNEDLSFRVRRSTPWLETTHMLLEVFADMGDLEKAKSLFKEFKETKYCRYTFVHNTLVRAYVKARVYDSEILRKMILAGASPDAETYSLVRFIEQFKS from the exons ATGCAACTCGTCTTCCGAAGGCTGCCTCCTCGACTCCATTCCATCTGCGGAACTTTCGCTCGATACTTCGTTACCACCTCCGCCGCTCTCCCCGTCTTCTCCGAATTCGATGTGCTGGCGCAGGAGGAAGCCGCGGGCCACGGCGAGGAGCAGCCTCGTGGATCCCTCTCATCGAGGGTGGAGAGGCTGCCGAAGGGCGAATCCGTCGCCTTCGCCTTCCAGAACTGGATGGGGGAGGGATCCGCCGTCGACAGGGGCGAAATTTTTCACGCCATCAATCGCCTCCGAAAGCGCAAGATGAACCGGAGGGCGCTGGAG GTTATGGAGTGGGTCGTTAGAGAGAGACCATACAAGCTCAGTGAATTGGATTACTCATATCTTTTGGAGTTCACAACCAAAATTCATGGCATTTCACAGGCTGAAAGTCTCTTCCTCCGTATTCCTCATAACTATCAAAATGTGCTGCTTTACAACAATCTCGTCATGGCCTGCTTAGATAAGGGTCTGATCAGGCTTTCGTTAGCATACATGAGAAAGATGAGGGAACTGGACTTTCCTATCTCCCCATATGTTTACAATCGGTTGATTCTTCTACATTCCTCCTCTGGTCGCAAGAAAACCATACCTAAAATTCTGATCCAAATGAAGGCTCATGGTGTATCCCCACATGTATCAACATATAACATTTTATTGAAGATAGAAGCTGATGAACATAATCTTGAAGGCCTGTCAAAGGTATTCAATGATATGAAACGAGCAAAAGTTGAGCCAAATGAAATCACTTATGGCATTCTAGCAATGGCACATGCAGTTGCAAGACTATATACAATATCTGAGACATATGTTGAAGCCATAGAGAGGTCAAGAACTGGTAATAACTGGTCTACACTAGATATTTTACTTATCCTGTATGGTTATCTGGGGAAAGAGGAGGAACTACATATAACCTGGAAGTGTGTCAAGGAACTTCCTTATGTTAGATCTAAAAGTTTTATTCTTGCAATTGAAGCGTTTGGAAGAGGTAGTTCAGTTGACATGGCCGAAGAGATATTTGCAGAAATGAAATCAATCAAACAGTTGAAGACAACAAAGCAGTTTAATTCAATCATTTCAGTTTACTGCAGGAATGGGCTTGTGGATAAGGCATCTGAGGTGTTCAAAGAAATGGAAGCAAATGGTTGCAGGCCAAATGCTATAACATATCGCCACCTTACTTTGGGTTGCTTGAAAGCTGGTTTATGGGATGAAGCATTGAAGACAATGAATTTGGGGAAGAATGAGGATCTGAGCTTTCGAGTAAGAAGATCTACGCCATGGTTGGAAACTACACATATGTTATTGGAGGTTTTTGCTGATATGGGTGATCTAGAGAAGGCAAAAAGTTTATTTAAAGAATTTAAGGAAACAAAATACTGTAGATATACTTTTGTTCATAATACACTTGTAAGAGCTTATGTGAAGGCAAGGGTTTATGATTCAGAAATTTTGAGGAAAATGATCTTGGCAGGAGCAAGTCCTGATGCGGAGACATATAGTCTTGTTAGATTCATAGAGCAGTTCAAAAGTTAG